The following are from one region of the Osmerus mordax isolate fOsmMor3 chromosome 1, fOsmMor3.pri, whole genome shotgun sequence genome:
- the ttll3 gene encoding tubulin monoglycylase TTLL3, whose translation MQHMPSPPVEGRGRRRLLSLPVINPDRLRTAKALVEKAVKSRRVFSVQGPYPVIRAALRARGWVERRLPRLSQPAVHCHGDEDEDGDDCDDSNDDNDRGVEGEKEEDPDDMCSLLSRLVRNETSYFYWTTRRDSIDCHSLRKDQMTNHFAKAGTFTTKVGLCLNLRNLQWFDAADPDTFFPRCYRLGAEDEKHAFIEDFRRTACTSLLQYIVERSGGVLGDREDIMEEDHASGESQGLRKQYKHRETRTVGPGIIDRALNVCQEFLYSLDHSDIDVIMETPPCLSEQQWAEFMRDYYLLVHDGGLIEGAGEYVERCQAMLTTLHQFCPQLDTDGLHNIWIIKPGAKSRGRGIMCMNRLDDILRLVDSDPSLIKDSKWVVQKYLERPLLVHGTKFDLRQWFLVTDWNPLTIWFYQECYLRFSTQPYSTHTLDSSVHLCNNSIQKHFQPSQQRHPGVPGDNMWSCSEFQAFLRGQGRGAAWGTVVVPGMQQAVVHALQTAQDLVEARKGSFELYGADFMLGRDLRPWLLEINASPTMASSTAVTARLCPAVQLDTLRVVLDRRADPGAYTGGFQLIYKQAAVEVPHYVGVNLFVEGAPLRRPRPPLPRHQVNPDPPPTTQPVSNQSASELTHRTGMPSNDKPTAASGRRPSGKENHLQGTKKKQPPIESPKKECEGRTLKRLNATPTLKLSRRLAPERPLVLHTEPQKRACHVGLSQSSVGPLRLVPRTLYYSLNSPCSTSDPQLPSTLEPRTSRPLIPGPTLGPSCRAPPWGLPTLYSPTPALEVFSLRPSGRLLGRLCRPCPKLASHPVLSVRMHQFLPPFHRQGMASYKGGSATGGPESS comes from the exons ATGCAGCACATGccat CGCcccctgtggaggggagggggcgtcGCCGTCTGCTCAGCCTTCCAGTAATCAACCCAGACAGACTGAGAACAGCCAAGGCCCTGGTGGAGAAAGCTGTTAAG TCGCGAAGGGTGTTCTCTGTGCAGGGGCCTTACCCAGTGATCCGCGCTGCGCTGCGGGCGAGAGGCTGGGTGGAGCGCCGTCTACCACGGCTCTCCCAACCAGCAGTTCATTGCCATGGTGACGAGGACGAGGACGGAGATGATTGTGATGACAGCAATGATGACAATG AccgaggagtggagggggagaaggaggaggacccTGACGACATGTGTAGCCTCCTG TCACGTTTGGTTCGAAATGAAACATCTTACTTTTATTGGACGACACGGAGAGATTCTATAGACTGTCACTCATTAAGGAAGGACCAAATGACCAATCACTTCGCAAAGGCTGGCACTTTCACTACCAAG GTGGGGCTGTGCCTGAACTTGAGGAACCTCCAGTGGTTCGATGCTGCAGACCCAGACACTTTCTTCCCTCGATGCTATAGGCTTGGGGCGGAGGATGAGAAACATGCCTTTATTG AGGACTTCAGGAGGACTGCATGCACCAGCTTGCTCCAGTATATagtggagaggagtggtggggtgctaggggacagggaggacatAATGGAGGAAGATCATGCATCAGGGGAATCTCAGG GTCTTAGGAAACAATACAAGCACAGGGAAACTCGGACTGTCGGTCCTGGAATCATTGACAGAGCCTTAAATGTATGCCAGGAGTTTCTCTACAGCTTAGATCACAGTGATATTGATGTCATCATGGAAACACCCCCCTGCTTAAGCGAGCAACAGTGGGCAGAGTTTATGCGTGACTACTACTTGCTTGTCCA TGATGGTGGGTTGATAGAGGGAGCAGGTGAGTATGTGGAGCGCTGCCAGGCTATGCTGACCACACTGCACCAGTTCTGTCCACAGCTGGACACTGACGGGCTCCACAACATCTGGATTATCAAGCCTGGGGCCAAGTCACGGGGAAGGG GTATCATGTGTATGAACCGTCTGGATGACATCCTGAGGCTTGTTGACAGTGACCCCTCCCTGATAAAGGACAGTAAGTGGGTGGTGCAGAAGTACCTGGAGCGCCCATTGTTGGTCCATGGCACAAAGTTTGACTTGCGCCAGTGGTTCCTAGTCACTGACTGGAACCCTCTGACCATCTGGTTCTACCAAGAGTGCTACCTGCGGTTCTCCACCCAGCCATACTCCACCCACACCTTGGACAG CTCGGTCCATCTGTGCAACAACTCCATCCAGAAGCACTTCCAGCCATCCCAGCAGCGCCACCCAGGGGTGCCAGGAGACAACATGTGGTCCTGCTCTGAGTTCCAGGCCTTCCTGCGAGGGCAGGGCCGGGGGGCAGCCTGGGGGACGGTCGTGGTCCCAGGTATGCAGCAGGCTGTGGTCCACGCTCTGCAGACAGCCCAGGACCTGGTGGAGGCGCGCAAGGGCAGCTTTGAGCTCTATGGGGCAGACTTCATGCTGGGCAGAGACCTTAGGCCCTGGCTCTTGGAGATCAACGCCAGTCCCACCATGGCATCCTCCACGGCTGTTACTGCCCGTCTCTGTCCGGCGGTGCAGCTGGACACACTGAGGGTAGTCCTTGACCGGCGGGCTGACCCAGGGGCCTACACGGGCGGCTTTCAGCTCATCTATAAACAG gCAGCAGTGGAAGTCCCTCATTATGTGGGGGTGAATTTGTTCGTCGAAGGTGCTCCCTTAAGACGACCGCGGCCACCACTCCCAAGACACCAAGTcaaccctgacccccctccaACCACTCAGCCCGTCTCCAACCAATCAGCCTCAGAGTTAACACATCGGACAGGAATGCCCTCCAATGACAAACCTACTGCAGCCTCTGGACGCCGCCCATCAGGTAAAGAGAACCATTTACAGGGCACAAAAAAGAAGCAACCACCAATAGAATCCCCCAAAAAGGAATGTGAGGGCAGAACCCTAAAGCGCCTCAATGCCACTCCGACCCTGAAGTTGTCTCGCAGGTTGGCTCCAGAGCGCCCCCTGGTCCTGCACACTGAACCCCAGAAAAGAGCTTGTCATGTAGGCTTAAGTCAGAGCAGTGTTGGGCCCCTCCGTCTGGTACCCAGAACTCTGTATTACTCCCTTAACTCACCCTGCAGCACATCAGACCCCCAACTCCCTTCCACCCTAGAACCTCGCACCTCCAGGCCCCTCATACCAGGACCCACACTGGGACCCTCGTGCAGGGCACCTCCCTGGGGCCTGCCCACCCTCTACAGCCCCACCCCAGCCTTGGAGGTCTTCAGTTTGCGCCCCTCTGGACGTTTGCTAGGACGTCTCTGCCGCCCCTGTCCGAAACTCGCTTCCCACCCTGTTCTCAGTGTCCGCATGCACCAGTTCCTCCCCCCCTTTCACAGGCAGGGCATGGCCTCCTATAAAGGGGGCAGTGCCACTGGAGGACCAGAGTCCTCCTGA